The genomic DNA TCTGGAATAACAagaaaccaaagataaaaaggGATACTCTTATAGGTCCAAAAGAAAGAGGAGGGCTGGATTTACCAGAATTTGAGACTATATCCAAGTCGTTACAAAGTGCTTGGGTTCAAAGAATGAAGAATGGTGTAGAGGATCAGTGGAtgttaattcctttattttatttgaaaaatgttggaGGGCCATTTATTTTTGATTGTGATTATGATGTAAAATTTCTAGGCCTAAACAACTTACCAATCTTTTACGCTGATGTTCTTAACACCTGGGCGGAAGTCCGAGAGCAAACTTCGGACAATGAAATCTGTGTTGAGAATGTAATCTTATGGAATAATAAGCATATTTTAATAGACGGTAAATCCGTATATTGGAAAGAATGGCATGAAGCTGGTATACTTAGAATTAAAGACCTACTAGATGAAAAAAACAGATTCCTCACActtaataagtttcttttaaaaactggccTCAAGGCGCCTTTTACTAAGTTATTTGGTTTAATATCAGCTATACCTTATAGATGGAAGTGCGCTTTGAGACCGGGATTTATCATGAACAATCAAGATATGGAACAAAATACAACTAAggaaatagagtactaaagtgatgacgtcataaaaatgaaatttctgaaattatgggatttgtcaagatattctgaaagaacaatgtccaagaggcctacttgccaaaaatgagcatttcggggcaaattgtctccgagatcgtagcccagttatactcagaaatctccatacaaacccttctaatttttttttgggtcgacccaaaaaaaatttagaagggtttgtatggagttttgtaagcataactgggctacgatctcagcaacaatttgcccccaaatgctcatttttggcaagtaggcctcttggacattgttctttcacaatatcctgacaaatcccataatttcggaaatttcatttttatgacgtcacactttagtactctattaacGTGGTTACTAGCAAGAAGGTTCGCAATATACTTATTCAAAGGAAATTTGTAGAACCGTTGGCTAGCCTTCGACTATGCAGGCAAGGATTGGACAGTTCCAAACTTAGTTCTATTTATATGCTTCcatttaaaataactaaagaaacaaaattaagcaTATTTCAATATAAGATTGTTCATAATATTCTTCCACATGGGGTTCTGTTACACAGAATGAAAATCGTAAACTCTCCTCTCTGCATACATTGTGATTCCCTAGAAACGCTCTCCCATATGCTAGTTAACTGTATAGTAATTCAAAAGTTTTGGTTTGAAGTAATTAGCTGGTGGAAAACTCACAGTGGTGAATGTTTGCTATTTGATGACTTAAGTATAATGTATGGCTATAATCCCGAAGATCCTAAAAGGCAAATCCTTAACTATTATATCCTTCTTGGCAAGAGACATATCTTCCTGCAAAGGAGCGAAATTAAACCCCCAAGCTTTGATCACTTTCTTGAATTCGTTAAAGACAAGTTAATTGTACAAAGATCGATTTTTTATTCCAAaggacaaaaagcaaaatttctttcacaatgGAAGCCTCTCCTCTCCTTACTGTAAATGATTATAATCTAATCTACGTATGCGTGAAGCAAGCCTGGTTGCAGTGTATGTTGTATTAATCGATGGAAAttcttaattgtaattttttgtaaccttaAATTTTGTAGTGAAAGTGTTGTAAGTGATGTAGTGGTAATAAAGATCtctgttaataaaaaaaaaaaaaaataatgataataataataatattctaagTTGACAAATTATGCAAGACAGGTAATAACTACTCATGGGTTTGCTGTAATTGCTGTAAGGGGCTAGTCTGGTTGGTTTGGGAAGAGTAGAAAGTGTATACACATAGGCCAGTTAATCCGCTAATGGGCTCAGAGGCACCTTTTTGTGGTGGTGGACTGGTATTTGTCTACAAATTATTCACCTCATATTTTGATATTTAGAAACAAGCAAATCCCcatgttttttttccagttttccaaacttttaaCATCCCCCCTAAGTTTATACATTAGAAACAATTCGaaaaataatccaaaaattctcaaaaaaattattgaaacaagAACTCCAACATAATTGATTCAATTTTTGATTAAATATAATCTTGGATAGAAAGGAgaggaaataaacgaaaaacaatgcCTTCCAGTAGACTGCCCCCTTAATACGCAATGTTATTTTGGATTATAAATTCTTGTCCGGAACGCACCGTTAATTAGTATTGAATCTTCTTTCCTCTTGTTAGAGTATATTTTCAAAGTGGTCCTTTAAAACGCAATCAAAGCAAATTGATATTGAATTTagatattaataatttataatggtaataataGTATGAATAtaaatatgaattttaataaaaagttgAATATGAATAATTTTAAGTTTCCAACGCGAATTGAAAATTAATAACTGTCTCCTTTTTGATGGTGTAAAACACCCGAGAAAGAATTGTTAATATTTTTGTGTACGTAGAATTAAAATAGGCGTCTCTGCGTCACAGAACATTTTAGTGAATTTCTTGAGGCGAGTATTCTGAAACTTTCATACTGacctcggttgttcaaaagatggatagcgccatccaccGGATAACTGACTATCCAGCgaataagtattagggaaaaaAATTGGGTCATCCAGTGGATAGCTTGACTTACCCACCTTATGAACAACTGGGCCAAATATTGCAGAGTTAATAAAGAACGTCAGACAAAGCAAATGTGCAGTTTGTCTTTAATCCATAGATGTCGAGCAACTAGTGAGGGACTGATGTAACAACTCTTCAAAAATAATAGTATTTTGTCAACCCTCAGCGTCCAAGCTCACGAAATTGGCCGGCTGATGTAACCATTCCGACCCTAATGGTTGCTGACTTGATAAACGAACCTTAAAGAGTTAAGGTGGTGCAGAGTGCTCAATATCGCTATTTAAGTTAAAATCGCCTGTTCATGATGTTTACTAAGTGTAGAACTCTCAAAATCCTGTGGTATtcataatggtaattgaactgagtggagtgcaatttggtctcaAATCATACGCGtggtttcaaaatcgaacgagcgcgcagcgcgagttcgatttgaaatcacaagtatgatttcagaccaaaattgcacgacacgaagttcaattaccactttattacatccattttgaaatcgcagaatttagtcagtactaatattttattgatcgagtagccggtttcTTAAAAGCGGAAAGAGAAAGGCTTtttcatctcattttgtattcgaaacagaaattatgcgatatagaacaatcaaagaaagactatcgtcaactcgtgggtacgttgtttagaaaacaaTCAATTAGTTAccacctctggttttcccacagcgaattttaggaaatgatagaaattcagattataaatatactatccttgttctggaaacacaatacttttcttgctgtttattgcactttagtaacagttatttaagtgtatatttaaaaatcaaaaaccaaaagaatgagcaaaacaaataagcaaacaagagaaaacaaaaaagaaaaaaaaggaagaagggaaaaagaaggtcCTTAGCTGGATTTGAACCCCGTACCTTCGGGTTGACCCgacctcacatagccactacgccaATGAGAATGGTCACATGATTTGGCGAAAGGTCTCAactttaatgccttttccatggaacttccgccggcagACGACCGGggcaaacgatcgagccatacttaaccgattgaaaaaacgactcgaagcaatcggatgaaattaaggctaattgaaaccaggctacagacactaaaaaacaatgtaaacgcatttcatggcaatgaaagaacatatgcgatacaaagccgacacaactcctccggagaagtaggacgcaaaacactagcttatgttttcttatcttgatttccgctgttattttaaaggtaATGCTTAAACTCACACCCATTTCCCCCcgtgatcttggggagtccttaagaagaagaagaagaagaagtgcctttatttaccatatatttcaccagtccgtattttatagtccgtattttatacccagtccgcagtccgtagtccgcagtccgtgttttatactggccgccataaattcattcatacacataacctaccacactactacaaggtaggagatcaagccagcgtcgaagttgaaggagtcgaagagcaaatgctcatcttctcgtcaagtttaacgcctggacgggtcaaaggcttttgaatcgtactaattttgaaagattcctgcgtgtcttaaatttggtaagacctctatcgTAACCGTGCtgcgcacgatgcacgctctcagcgaggaatttgatgctaccgaacttcggcgagcgcgtCCTTCTTTGGAAACGACagatcttcgcgctctcgagttcggacccgattaattacgaagtgcgtctactacgagtgagcgagtgactcatttgcatatctctgtcGCTGCAATAAcccgtggtacgctcgcgcgtacccacgagttaaaaatgatgcgatttaaaacagaaatgacgCAATTTGGAACGGATGcaatttagagcaaaaaatggtgcgatttaggaataaatcacactgctgagaaccaatcagattgcacggatagccagtgatttcaaagtggatgtaataaagatGGAAATCagctctttttttaattatcagcAATCACTGGTTCCAAGTCTATTTtaaccaaaaacaaagaacgaagaaatgaagaaatgaataatgaataatttggaggaaaaaacaaagaataatgAATAATCGTGATCCAATTATTCAGCTTCCACCCCCGAGTGAGTCAATGCTTGCACTGCATGGATAATTTTGATCAAAGAACAGGTAAGATGTAACGGTTTAAGCTTACAAGGAAAGGGACTCGTGCAGTTTGGCAACGTGATCCGCAACAGCAAGTAAATGAGAACAAAGAGAGGCAGTTTTAAAACCTTTACACTGACAAAAGCAGACTCCGTTTTTCTTTACCGCTACAAAATAAGGAGTTGCCCCGGTATCACTGTCTTGCAACAAGAAAACCTTTATGATCTCCCGGAGCTTCTTTAATGAAACTATTTTATCACCTAACACACACTTCAAAGCTGGGTACTTAATGAGCAGAAGCAAGAGATGACACTGCATGTATACTCAAGTAACCTAGTACGGagtggtttatttaccaactgtaagttcggatttgattctgattcTCGCCTGCATGACTTCTAAGGGTCTGAAGGAGTAGAATTCCCTTGTTTTGTACTCGGACGACGATcaaatagtatcccatgatgcatttcTCCAGAAGCATCACGTAATGTCGCAGTCACGGCAGATTCCATCgtgaaataaggtcgttttctcgtcggcttttttctcatttgtgttccagtaaaagtaagaaaattgcattgttttgttattgGACATGATTTTTCCGATTTGCAATGGCTTAAGAGCGAAATTTCCacatagaaacatttatttccATTGCTTCACTTAGTCTTCGcatcacaaagtgttcagtgacccacaacAATCTTTTGTTCATAGAAGAAAGtagaagaaaaattacaaaggtAGAAACGAGAATTAAATAAAGTATGAAATAATCTACCTTTAGTTTAAATGGGAGCCTTGAATATTCAGAATCCACCTTAATAATCGCCAAAATGTGAGGATGTTCTGAAAATCCCTTTAAAAACGACACTAGGTTAGATCCCAGACCTCTCCCGTCTCTTCACATGCGCAGACGTTGTTCAGCTCTgtcttctggaactggttcgttaagagtaagtgcccaggggctcgtctcgatcgtacagtaaactttcaccacgaacattttatcgacccaactaactgcccctgggtctccgaggatggaaaAAGCATTCGGAAAAGCAATATTTTTGCGCCTTGACTGAACTTATGACGTTTGTTAAACTTAATTATACTATGAACATAGTGGCTTTTATGGTAATCAACAGCTGTTATTTATGAAGTGTATTTTCAAGAAAAGTTCGCCACGTACCTCTCCAGTAATGATTCTGCAGAACAGTAAAGCTCTCTGATTGTCTTCTGGCGTTAAAAAACAGTCAAAAGAGTTTATCGGTGTGATGTTGCTAGCAAGTGAGCTGTTCTCTTTAAGAATATGTCCCTGCTTCGTAGTCTTCATTGCCAGAGAACTAATTAGGTAACTGACTAgttttagtgacattttcattttgttttatgattATTAAAGTTTTTAACATAGACAAATGATTTTCATGGTTTGTGTCTTTACAATCTGCactgaaacagaaaacaatctTAAAGGTGCAATTCGGACTGGGGCATTTGTCTGGTTTTCTTATATATATACTTTCTTATCAAGTTCGTTAGTAAATGTTCTTAGTTCAGGTACAGAAGTGTAGTtgttttaatgtttcttttacagcttgtctCACTTCTGTGATCTTCCAGCAGTACAGAAACGGGTTTAACGTCGAGTTTAAATACACTAAAGTAGCTGTAAATTGCAAAGCAAGGTAAGTAGATAAAGGCATCCCCCTTTGAGGTGTTAAAGCTACAGCTATACCGTACGGCAGATAACAAATACCCAATGTtacctgcacccacagtgcactgtacactgcctttctgtatcgagctttATTCAGTGTATTTACTTGGCTCGATTGCCCTTGAACAACACGGTTCTGACCATGAATTTGGCTATGACGCAGAGACACGAAGATCATTTTTGTGTAGGCACAGATTGTAGTGACTGAACAAAAAGCTATAACAACATATTggtacaatgaaactataagaAGATTCAGAAAGGATGTAGATGCACCGACAACGGACACAATCCAACCACCAATAGCAGTTAAAtgtgttcttttcaaagttactacttgtctgtatctgagacCCAGTAGCaaagcgagaagtctgtccacacttATTGCAGTCAGTGTTATCAACGACACTGAACACAAAGTAACACTTAGGAAACATGCTGTCAAATATGTGTAATAGCAAATATTCCATCTTCTGTTCACCACAGATAACCAATATGCAACCTGTATAGGCTCCGCAATGATACCAACGCaaagatcagttatcgctaggttacgatacaggattTTGGATGGCAGATGAATTGATGTGTCCTTGTGAagggcaactaggatcagagtaTTCCCCAAAAATGCTGTAATTGACAAAAAAGTGTTAATGACAGAGAGAAAAACGAGCTCGCCATGTACCTCTCCAGTAAATTCCACAGAGCAGTAAAGTTCTGCGAtggtaaaatttttcatttccatgaCTTTTCTGCGATGCGGCTACAGTCAACTAAACTCTTTTTGAATACATCTGTCCTCCTTATATGACAATCGACAATCGACAATCTTGGTGTTGCCTTTGTGTTGCCGTGCCATTAGGGAGCAAATTAGCATAATTGGCTGGCTTTTAGAAAACGAGCTTAACAGTTAGTAATAAAAAGTCGATTAACGAAGTCATGATCGACATTTCTGTTAAGCATATATTCAAATTGGGTAAAAAACGGTTTTCGTCGATTGCCAGAAGTTAAACTGACGCGCTCATAGGGTCATCGCAGGCACTGAAGTCTCAGTAACAATGTACAAATGTTCTAGAGTCTGGGTCAGTTACGAGAaaggaattaaagaaaataatatagtCACGTTTGTTCGAGCTTAGGAAATTAGAAtgtaacctgttttttttttttcatattaataatcacgaaaaaaaaaattgttgaagcaagagcaagaaaatttcgccaaaggTGGTGTTAAGTTTGTGAGCCAAGCACATGATATGAGGTGCTGTAAACTGCCGCTTAGAAGCTCTGGgattatacatcttcgtaacgggttttaggagggcttataaattAAACGgcggggcttatatccgagggggatTATAACGGGAATGGAAAAAGCTGTTGGAAACAAGCTAAAGCAGTGCTgatttaaatatgttttgcagtTACCGGTAAAAGCTTCAAAATATCATActaaatcaaattcatttcaatacaagttaGAGGGGAGCTTATAGTTGCGAGCCTGTTACTAGTGGGGCTTATATTAAAGTTGGGGGCTTTTAAGCGTTTCTGTATTTTGTAGCTTCAAATTGCTTGTGCCGTTTTTCTTCAGCTTTGACTGACGTTCACTTGGATACCAGCACTAAATTGGCGACATTTACTTTAGAAGAGGAAGTCTTAACCGAGTATCTCCCCAAACATATCAAACTGTGTGGGCTATATAAACTTTAACATTTTGGGCGGTTTATTTGTAATTGCTTAAATTGTTATTTCACTACGTCAAGATTAGGGACTGAGCAATACTTAcctgcaggggggggggggggggggacgttTGGAAATGGGTGAAATATGCCCCAAAACTAAGTCATGCCCCCCTCTCATTAAgctaaaattaatttcaacccCCCACCCTCacatgataataatagtaaggCTAACCCCCCTCCCCAGCCCCCTTGAAAAAAGTCTCCTCCCATTGATTCCCTCATACCTAGTTTACTTGTTGGATTTCTTCCTCCGGTACAAACATCACTTTAAATAAAATGAAGAGTCATTTGAAGAGTCATCAGAATCACTGGACTCTGAGCTCGTGTCGCCTTCGCATGATTTGGGAGATTCCCCATCTTCTACAGCATCTCTGGCACTAAGGTTCCCGCATGCGAGGGTGAGAACTCGATCAATCAACTCAGCCTTGCTTCCACTTATCTTAAGACCTTTTTGCTTGAGATATATTTTCAGCAGCTTGTTGGTAAGCGCTTTTGCATCttttacatgttttatttaccacactttaaatttgtattgctatcaaaatttcaacagttgggtttttcattctgctaaactagaaatacgtaatTCGCAGGACCTCGCGAAGGACTTCGGGGGAACGGCAAGTAAAGCGGAGAAGGAAATTTGTAAATCTAAAAATTGTAAGCTATATAtagaaacataacaaaactgttatacctaaaatgaaaactaaatgaaaagaaaaattaaaaaaaagaagaaaagaaaagaagcaaaaagaaaaaggttattGGCTCGAATTCGAACTCGGGAACTTCGACGCACCGGGCCAAAGCTTTACTACTGGGCCACGTGGAACACACAGAAAGAATCGtcgaaattttattattaaaaccttCAAGCCTTATTAAACGtgattcaaagatatttttcagaagaATGACTGCAGTTTCGATAGTGAAAACCCAAAGTAAATGCATTTCATGGCATTTACATTTAAAGAATGGAAGCCCTTGACAGTCTAGGCCGGTACGGTATAAACTATATAGTTTGCgagcaaaacgtgttttgttacCGCGATGTTCGCTCATAGTTTAAGGCTAATTATCCAAAATCGCGTCCATTTTCTCTTAAAGTACTTTAGCATTCGAAATTCATTGAGTGATGTTCCCTCTGCTCCGCTGTTTGTTGATGCCGTCTCCATCTTTGTTGCTTGCGCCGTTGAATTTCAAGACGGCGTTCTCGCTCCAGAGGATTTTTCAGTGTCAAATCTTCCCCTGCGAGGATTGACAATTCGGCGTTCTTGTGTTCGCTGTTCTGTTTGCATGAGAAATGGCTTGAGATTCACTGATAGTAAACATTATTTTGCAGGCGATGAAAAGACAGCTCTTCATGAATACTTTGGTTATTGAAGGAAAATCGAAATCTCTTTCAGTCGAATGTTGCCTAGAAACAAAAATGCGTCGTGACGTCAACTACTGTATGACGTCATGACGGACACCATCGGATATATATAAGTGAAGATTGCAGCTCGCTAGAACCCACACGCGGTTCACGCACTGCGCGCGAAGCGCACGCGCGACGAGATTGTAAACTCACTTCGCTATGATGCCATGTGTGCTAACATtggcatctttctttttcattgaataacATCATAGTGttacttttgcaacttttaattaaagtttcctgTTTTACAGGAGCCTCCTGGTTTTATTAAATCCTAGAGGCATTCCTTTCTTACTGCATGACAGATAGGAAAACAACGGTTCATAGATCAGAACACCTTAGAGTTGATcaatttgtcagttttattccaatgttaatatttatatttgaacTCTAATGACTCTTCCCcttcttttccagtttgcaaaaaggaatgaaaaagtaatgcccccccccccctgtatgTATGAAATTTTACATCCAGCCTCCCCTCtctcttgttgtcattttctccCATGCCCCCCTCTAATtttctaccccccccccccccccccttccaccagataattattgcacagtcccttatatcttcatttaaattgtttcttaaatttatttccCCCGTTCACATCATCTCCCGGCGCGTCCAATTCGGATCTGTTATATGaaaggtaaaatatttaaagtaattaaaaaagcCATGGTGACGTTCATTTCGATTGAGCGTAGTGAACCCAAAATATTAACATGGAACTTAGTGCACCATCATTCACCATCATATTTAGCTATCCTCTTTTGTCTTAGAGAAAAATTAGCTTGCCATTTTACCTCTCCTCGACTCTCCGGTGAATTTTGCAGAACAATACAGTTCTCGAATTGTTTGGTAGTTTGCCATTACCATGACTTTCTTCCGAAGCAACTACGTTCAAGCGAACCGTTTTTTAATATTAAATACTTGTTTTCCTTATGTGATAGCTTCATCATGTCAAAAACCAATTAGATATGTGAgctgtattttcattttattaaacgACGGAGTTATTGGCAATCTTGTTGCTGCCATgcaattggcaaaacaaaaagcacaactGTTTTGGTATTTAGAAAACGAGCTAAACTGTTATGATCAGTGATACAAAGTTTATTAACCGATTCttgatcaataataataataatttatatttatatagcgcaaacctctatatgaatatattcggTTGCGCTTTACAATATTGTTATATTAAATTTATGTTACAGGTGACTAAAGCAtaagaaactattaaaaactacaataaaaagtattaaaaactataaataaaaataaataaataataatgataataataataataaaaacccTATTATAAAAGCCATTTACaattaaatctatttaaaagctaaattgaaaaaatgagttttaacagCAGTCTTAAAAGTGTCCAATGTCTTCATGTTGCGAATTGCCGAAGGTAATGCATTCCAGAGATAAGGTGCAGCTGACTGGAATGCACGATCGCCAAGAGTTGGATGGGTCTTAATGCCTGGTAACTCGAGGAATATAGACTCATTTGACCTTAGAGAGTACCTGGATTGCTTTTTGATAGTAATGAAATCAATTAGATAATTAGGAGCTTGACCAT from Porites lutea chromosome 6, jaPorLute2.1, whole genome shotgun sequence includes the following:
- the LOC140942043 gene encoding melanocyte-stimulating hormone receptor-like; protein product: MEMKNFTIAELYCSVEFTGEVHGELVFLSVINTFLSITAFLGNTLILVALHKDTSIHLPSKILYRNLAITDLCVGIIAEPIQVAYWLSVVNRRWNICYYTYLTACFLSVTLCSVSLITLTAISVDRLLALLLGLRYRQVVTLKRTHLTAIGGWIVSVVGASTSFLNLLIVSLYQYVVIAFCSVTTICAYTKMIFVSLRHSQIHGQNRVVQGQSSQVNTLNKARYRKAVYSALWVQVTLGICYLPYGIAVALTPQRGMPLSTYLALQFTATLVYLNSTLNPFLYCWKITEVRQAVKETLKQLHFCT